A genomic region of Alistipes megaguti contains the following coding sequences:
- a CDS encoding glycosyltransferase encodes MLISIITPIYNAEKYLEECLQSILRQTWTDFELLLIDNNSNDRSVEICRQYMQRDPRIKLYHCQKPGASAARNYGLSQAKGDFVAFIDADDWVEPNHLENLVGSGLGKTDITFTNAFISYDLQLAEEEVSGEACDRIFAQLRRQTFFGWTWNKIFNREIIERHAIRFNEGMRLHEDELFTAEYCQYVNHVRVSNLKTYHYRILNTSVMRSKMPKEEKLSCYRRLYKMYNRLDRENRYLTIRVHLSHCCNMLRHCWKPDDIRLALMYVYPAYEEYRNIVQPEFLRDDRDRKVAKRSPWVFRFRNGVWIWIASKIINI; translated from the coding sequence ATGTTGATCTCGATCATCACACCGATATACAACGCCGAGAAGTATCTCGAAGAGTGCCTGCAAAGCATTCTCCGACAGACGTGGACAGACTTCGAGCTGCTGCTGATCGACAACAACAGCAACGACCGCTCCGTCGAAATCTGCCGGCAATACATGCAGCGCGATCCGCGGATCAAACTCTACCACTGCCAAAAGCCGGGAGCCAGTGCCGCACGCAACTACGGACTCTCACAGGCCAAGGGAGACTTTGTGGCCTTCATCGATGCCGACGACTGGGTCGAACCCAACCACCTGGAAAATCTCGTAGGTTCGGGGCTGGGCAAAACCGACATCACCTTCACCAACGCCTTCATTTCGTACGACCTCCAACTTGCCGAGGAGGAGGTCTCGGGCGAAGCGTGCGACCGGATCTTCGCCCAATTGCGCCGTCAGACCTTCTTCGGCTGGACCTGGAACAAGATCTTCAACCGGGAGATCATCGAACGCCACGCGATTCGCTTCAACGAGGGCATGCGTCTGCATGAGGACGAGCTCTTCACGGCCGAATACTGCCAGTATGTCAACCACGTACGGGTCAGCAACCTGAAAACCTACCACTACCGTATCCTTAACACGAGCGTCATGCGCAGCAAGATGCCCAAGGAGGAGAAGCTGTCGTGTTACCGCCGGCTCTACAAGATGTACAACCGTCTGGACCGCGAGAACCGCTATCTGACAATCCGCGTCCACCTCTCCCACTGCTGCAACATGCTGCGCCACTGCTGGAAACCGGACGACATCCGGCTGGCGCTGATGTACGTTTACCCCGCCTACGAGGAGTATCGCAACATCGTGCAGCCGGAGTTCCTGCGCGACGACCGCGACCGCAAGGTTGCCAAGCGTTCGCCGTGGGTCTTCCGCTTCCGCAACGGCGTCTGGATCTGGATCGCCTCGAAAATCATCAATATCTGA
- a CDS encoding RsiV family protein encodes MKNRLVLLLGSCLLLGACTKHPVLPKFETCAIDTLLQGDGNSCRVEYRFASISNTGKSSALETIEQANLGYFFQLEAFTGTLGQAVQTSLTDIQTNYLPVGMGPSGREYEVSVESEGSVIDSLIGYVITRAGYTGGAHGMYGTECHTYSLRDGFELSLADLFSEAALQRLDEVIREKIAAQYQASTDDELSEAGFFPEYIAPTENFLISESGITFYYNPYDIGCYALGAVEVTLTPEELAQLCAE; translated from the coding sequence ATGAAAAACCGACTTGTCCTGCTGCTTGGTTCCTGTCTGTTGCTCGGAGCCTGCACGAAACACCCCGTCCTGCCCAAGTTCGAGACTTGCGCCATCGACACCCTGCTGCAGGGTGACGGAAACTCTTGCCGGGTCGAATATCGCTTCGCCTCGATCAGCAACACAGGGAAATCCTCCGCCCTGGAGACCATCGAACAGGCCAACCTCGGCTATTTCTTCCAGCTCGAGGCCTTCACGGGAACCCTCGGGCAGGCCGTTCAGACCTCGCTGACCGATATCCAGACCAATTACCTGCCCGTCGGCATGGGTCCCTCGGGCCGTGAATACGAAGTGTCGGTCGAGTCCGAAGGCTCGGTCATCGATTCGCTGATCGGGTATGTCATCACCCGGGCCGGCTACACAGGCGGCGCTCACGGCATGTACGGAACCGAATGCCACACCTACTCCCTGCGCGACGGATTTGAACTTTCGCTGGCCGACCTCTTCTCCGAAGCGGCCCTGCAGCGGCTCGACGAGGTGATCCGCGAAAAGATCGCCGCACAATACCAGGCATCGACCGACGACGAACTGTCCGAGGCCGGGTTCTTCCCCGAATACATCGCTCCGACGGAGAACTTCCTGATCTCGGAATCGGGTATCACCTTCTACTACAACCCCTACGATATCGGATGTTATGCGCTGGGAGCCGTCGAGGTGACATTGACACCCGAGGAGCTGGCACAACTGTGCGCCGAATAG
- the hpf gene encoding ribosome hibernation-promoting factor, HPF/YfiA family gives MNVQIQSVKFDADKRLIDFVNAKMAKLDRFADRSTGADVILKLDKDHEKGNKIATITLHMPGEDLVACHQSKAFEESVDEAIDALKRQIDKFKSKQDNK, from the coding sequence ATGAACGTACAGATTCAATCCGTGAAATTCGATGCCGACAAACGGCTCATCGATTTCGTGAATGCCAAAATGGCAAAGTTGGACCGCTTTGCGGATCGCTCAACCGGCGCCGACGTTATTCTCAAACTCGATAAGGACCACGAAAAGGGAAACAAGATAGCAACCATCACGCTCCACATGCCGGGCGAAGATCTGGTGGCCTGCCACCAGTCGAAGGCCTTCGAGGAGTCGGTTGATGAGGCCATCGACGCCCTGAAGCGGCAGATCGACAAATTCAAGTCAAAACAGGATAACAAATAG
- a CDS encoding tyrosine-type recombinase/integrase: MLDEFVRYLEAERRYSPLTVRNYRHDVSQFLAWTGCADSEEELRRITTDDIRAWILHRTEACRLGAASMNREVSSLRSFFRWLLARGVVERNVTQPVSSLRTSRRLPAFVPESRMGGIVRDCEFPTDDFRCERNSLIVLMLYACGLRLAELIGINRDDFADNYTSLRVRGKGDKERIVPILEFLREKILHYIGLIERQNICNSTEKALFLTHKGKRIARITVYRIVKEELARGGVQGKKSPHVLRHTFATHLLNGGADMREIQELLGHASLEATQVYTHNSIARLREAYAKAHPREKDGKC, translated from the coding sequence CTGCTCGATGAATTTGTCCGATACCTCGAAGCCGAACGGCGATACTCGCCCCTGACGGTCCGCAACTACCGCCACGACGTATCGCAATTCCTGGCCTGGACGGGGTGTGCCGACTCCGAAGAGGAGCTGCGGCGCATCACGACGGACGACATCCGCGCCTGGATCCTCCACCGCACCGAAGCGTGCCGTTTGGGAGCCGCCTCGATGAACCGCGAAGTCTCGTCGCTGCGGAGTTTCTTCCGCTGGCTGCTCGCCCGCGGGGTCGTCGAACGCAACGTCACGCAGCCCGTCTCGTCGCTGCGCACCTCACGGCGGCTGCCGGCCTTCGTTCCCGAAAGCCGCATGGGCGGCATCGTCCGCGACTGCGAATTCCCGACCGACGACTTCCGCTGCGAGCGCAATTCGCTCATCGTCCTGATGCTCTACGCCTGCGGGCTCCGGCTGGCCGAACTGATCGGCATCAACCGCGACGACTTCGCCGACAACTACACCTCGCTGCGCGTCCGTGGCAAGGGCGACAAGGAACGCATCGTCCCCATTCTGGAATTTCTGCGCGAGAAGATTTTGCACTACATCGGGCTAATTGAGCGGCAAAATATTTGCAATTCTACGGAAAAAGCACTATTTTTAACTCACAAAGGAAAACGCATTGCCCGGATCACCGTGTACCGCATCGTGAAGGAGGAGCTCGCCCGGGGCGGCGTCCAGGGGAAAAAGAGCCCGCACGTCCTCCGACACACGTTTGCCACACACCTGCTCAACGGAGGCGCCGACATGCGCGAAATCCAGGAACTCCTGGGTCACGCCTCGCTTGAGGCCACGCAGGTCTACACTCACAACAGCATCGCACGGCTCCGGGAGGCCTACGCGAAAGCCCATCCTCGCGAAAAGGATGGCAAGTGTTAA
- a CDS encoding NAD(P)H-dependent oxidoreductase → MKLILSDRLLALDLPDDDAIRYVDLSALRIANCVGCFGCWTKTPGRCVIRDDATRVYPLIAASDRVLYVSRVRYGGYDTVMKRMLERAIPVQQAFIRLHHGETHHLQRAVVPKRASIVAYGALDAEERAIFEALVARNALNMNFEHYRIHFVEESAVEAAVRKILQTWKES, encoded by the coding sequence ATGAAACTGATACTCAGCGACAGGCTTCTTGCTCTCGATCTGCCGGACGACGACGCGATACGCTATGTGGATCTCTCGGCGCTGCGGATCGCCAACTGTGTGGGGTGTTTCGGCTGTTGGACCAAAACGCCCGGACGTTGTGTCATCCGCGACGATGCCACGCGGGTCTATCCGCTGATTGCCGCCAGCGACCGGGTGCTTTATGTGAGCCGGGTCCGCTACGGCGGTTACGATACGGTCATGAAACGCATGCTGGAGCGGGCGATTCCCGTGCAGCAGGCCTTCATCCGCCTTCATCACGGCGAGACCCACCATCTACAGCGGGCCGTCGTTCCGAAACGGGCCTCGATCGTTGCCTACGGAGCGCTCGATGCCGAAGAGCGGGCGATCTTCGAGGCGCTGGTGGCCCGCAATGCCCTCAATATGAATTTCGAACACTACCGCATCCATTTTGTCGAAGAGTCGGCCGTTGAGGCTGCGGTCCGGAAAATCCTCCAGACATGGAAAGAATCTTGA